In the Victivallis sp. Marseille-Q1083 genome, one interval contains:
- a CDS encoding DUF4838 domain-containing protein, which translates to MRFLFAFILLYGVSVVGSSFLSPQGETAELALEQAKILLPQQPSETERKAAELLVDYLHRIYDVTIPVCQEPAPGTAPVISVGATVLVPEDMDLGEVGYDIREVNGNLILTGGRRSGPTSAVLALLEEDLGCRWLARDMAPVVPKQESKRLVFVPRSYVPPFEIRDPFFIESFDSQWCAMNRTNPFILGDIPAEFGGRINFHSQYFCHTFKTLFPAKEFGESHPEFFPLIDGKRRIGDDGQLCLSNPALVPLATTKVLAAIEAEPDAELIGISQNDCKNFCQCPACAAIQEKEGSPAGPVLAFVNQIADAVRVKYPDKKIVTLAYMESFVPPKNIRPAENVIILLCTDAHTGANPFLFVDESSSFAPAMRGWRELGAVFYIWDYVVDYLHYARPYPNLHVMDHAIDFYLRNGAKGVMTQGGYTVAECAPGGALKAWCVAKKLWNPSLRLPELAREFISLYYGDAAPEMQEFFDLQEREWAVFHANAEEGDVFFFSKDFLPQARSLIAAALVKAEGDGVLIRRIRIEEFSIRYQYAYDGLPSRGELADYLANIDWLEQSMAERQMTSLSELGPVGNLFDQWRAHAQSAAQPAYSENAIRPIPNTTVFSNFPVSTVEEPELPEGSALRQPGGNTDWTIQITVANFSSRLQPGHDYVAWMPVRFEFTEVPEPGTPLFVLGQHNPEKRGNAFIGKMPKVLPDRGYCQMPLGIYRATTSRSSSILFITPYGGAPVKAFYYGALQLIPVDKYRGELPVDLPREKLY; encoded by the coding sequence ATGAGATTTCTTTTCGCTTTTATCCTGTTATACGGAGTTTCAGTAGTCGGTTCCAGTTTTCTGTCTCCTCAGGGAGAAACAGCTGAACTGGCTTTAGAACAAGCCAAAATCTTGCTTCCGCAACAGCCGTCGGAGACAGAGCGTAAAGCGGCTGAACTTCTGGTGGATTATTTGCACCGGATTTATGATGTGACCATCCCCGTGTGCCAAGAGCCCGCGCCGGGAACAGCTCCAGTTATCAGCGTCGGTGCAACAGTACTGGTTCCCGAAGATATGGATCTGGGCGAAGTCGGGTATGATATTCGCGAAGTCAACGGAAACCTGATTCTCACTGGCGGCCGCCGCAGCGGACCGACCTCCGCGGTTCTAGCGCTTCTGGAAGAAGATTTGGGATGCCGCTGGCTGGCTCGCGATATGGCTCCGGTTGTTCCGAAACAAGAATCTAAACGCCTGGTTTTTGTACCCCGCTCTTATGTGCCGCCATTCGAAATCCGCGATCCGTTCTTCATTGAAAGCTTCGATTCGCAATGGTGTGCTATGAATCGTACCAATCCGTTCATTCTAGGGGATATTCCGGCGGAATTCGGTGGTCGGATCAATTTCCACAGCCAATACTTCTGCCATACGTTCAAAACCTTGTTTCCAGCAAAGGAATTTGGCGAGAGCCATCCGGAATTTTTCCCTCTCATTGACGGGAAACGGCGTATTGGTGATGATGGACAGTTGTGTTTATCCAATCCTGCTCTGGTGCCATTGGCGACGACCAAGGTTCTAGCGGCGATTGAAGCGGAACCCGATGCCGAATTAATCGGAATTTCGCAAAATGACTGCAAAAATTTCTGCCAATGCCCTGCATGTGCTGCTATTCAGGAAAAAGAGGGGTCTCCGGCCGGTCCTGTTCTGGCTTTTGTCAATCAGATTGCCGATGCGGTCCGAGTGAAATATCCGGATAAAAAAATTGTCACTCTGGCGTATATGGAGAGTTTTGTGCCTCCCAAAAATATTCGGCCTGCCGAAAATGTGATTATTTTGCTCTGTACCGATGCACACACCGGGGCCAACCCGTTCCTTTTTGTCGATGAAAGTTCCAGTTTTGCTCCGGCTATGCGCGGATGGCGCGAGCTTGGTGCCGTTTTTTACATCTGGGACTACGTCGTGGACTATTTGCATTATGCGCGTCCTTATCCCAATTTACACGTAATGGATCATGCCATTGATTTCTATCTGCGCAATGGAGCCAAAGGGGTGATGACCCAAGGTGGTTATACTGTAGCTGAATGTGCTCCCGGTGGCGCGCTCAAGGCATGGTGTGTTGCCAAAAAATTATGGAACCCATCGTTGCGTCTCCCGGAGTTGGCGCGGGAGTTTATTTCGTTATACTATGGCGATGCCGCACCCGAAATGCAGGAATTTTTTGATTTGCAGGAGCGCGAATGGGCGGTATTTCATGCCAATGCCGAAGAAGGGGATGTTTTCTTTTTTTCGAAGGATTTCCTGCCGCAGGCGCGATCCCTGATTGCTGCGGCTCTGGTCAAAGCCGAAGGAGACGGAGTACTTATTCGTCGGATTCGGATTGAAGAATTTTCCATCCGCTACCAATATGCTTATGATGGCTTGCCCAGTCGTGGTGAACTGGCGGATTACCTTGCCAATATCGATTGGCTGGAACAGAGCATGGCTGAACGGCAAATGACCTCCCTTTCCGAGTTGGGGCCGGTTGGCAACCTGTTCGACCAGTGGCGTGCCCACGCTCAAAGCGCGGCACAGCCAGCTTATTCGGAAAATGCGATCCGGCCCATTCCCAATACGACTGTTTTTTCGAATTTCCCGGTATCCACTGTCGAGGAACCGGAACTGCCCGAAGGAAGTGCGCTGCGACAGCCGGGTGGCAATACCGACTGGACTATTCAAATCACGGTTGCTAATTTTTCTTCCCGGTTGCAGCCGGGGCATGATTATGTTGCATGGATGCCGGTACGATTTGAATTTACGGAAGTTCCGGAACCGGGAACTCCTCTGTTTGTGTTGGGGCAGCATAATCCGGAGAAAAGAGGAAATGCTTTTATCGGAAAAATGCCGAAAGTATTGCCGGATCGTGGTTATTGCCAGATGCCGTTGGGAATTTATCGTGCTACTACCAGTCGATCTTCGTCAATTTTGTTTATCACACCTTATGGCGGCGCTCCTGTTAAAGCGTTTTATTACGGAGCACTCCAGTTGATTCCGGTGGATAAATATCGCGGAGAACTTCCGGTCGATCTGCCCCGGGAAAAATTATATTGA
- a CDS encoding DUF6259 domain-containing protein: protein MNFSVSILAAYCCCITSLITAAPVELSNDRFRIELAGEEHGMGVRQLEDCSRGTIFWKTSVQNPLLWRIHLSEAGSDQTVLSRDNRDASECRIIEQTPDYLRIRWSGFAGLRDAEALTVDLQISLDAAGRSSWELVPELNDDRYTFTGMVFPCVENVIDPTKEKILFPVGNNGSRIVNFSLKGLYPSFEAQLQFFGFLQEQGALYMGLHDPEASIKSFELSDQLELSVFNYSMNTSIAGQSRTPSYPVIMAPAASSWECCALYRDWAEDQQWTSRGKHNERKDLPPRSEEIGLWLNLDDDPEKTTREALSEAPLQKDPCAVHWYHWNKRKFDREYPEMFPAKEGFREAVQAMRNAGMFVFPYMNGRLWDTTSDNFESVRHEACSQLDGTLIAENYGSGAWLAVMCPTSATYARKLYDNVATAINEYGLNGIYLDQIASCAPVRCCNPDHGHPISGGGWWQQNYRSLMKPIIDDFGSKAVFLTENGAEPYIDSFNTFLLWVQVYTDDFPSLIAVYNQYAWYMCSMVVPEDDLQSFAGLISRCLLWNIQPGWLNWLHGTDTDLSEVPDAAIKRDYIDRVLQLRHAAAEVVRDGIPFGDVIFTPAAELITLRYHRNTNYGRVPVTPGEFPSYYGTWWQAEKGDKWVALLAELSGHEQSSAFVALPPGFEKDAAGKAVYRIFEDGRKEQVEIENGVIPVKFVPFDLQCYIIE from the coding sequence ATGAATTTTTCTGTAAGCATTTTGGCTGCATATTGTTGCTGTATTACTTCGCTGATTACGGCGGCACCGGTGGAATTGAGCAATGACCGTTTCCGAATCGAATTGGCAGGAGAGGAACATGGCATGGGCGTTCGGCAACTGGAAGACTGTAGCCGCGGTACCATTTTCTGGAAAACATCGGTCCAAAATCCATTGCTCTGGCGTATCCACTTGTCCGAAGCCGGTTCGGATCAGACCGTGTTATCCCGCGACAACCGTGATGCGTCCGAGTGTCGGATCATAGAACAGACTCCCGATTATTTGCGGATTCGCTGGAGCGGTTTTGCTGGACTGCGAGATGCTGAAGCTTTAACCGTGGATTTGCAAATTTCACTTGATGCCGCCGGTCGCTCGAGCTGGGAGCTGGTACCTGAACTGAATGATGATCGCTATACTTTCACTGGTATGGTTTTCCCATGTGTAGAGAATGTCATTGATCCGACCAAAGAAAAAATTCTGTTTCCGGTCGGCAATAACGGTAGCCGAATAGTCAACTTCTCATTGAAAGGGCTTTACCCTTCGTTCGAGGCGCAATTGCAGTTCTTCGGGTTCCTGCAGGAGCAGGGAGCACTCTATATGGGACTGCATGATCCTGAAGCTTCAATAAAAAGCTTTGAACTTTCGGATCAATTGGAATTGTCAGTATTTAATTACAGCATGAACACCTCAATTGCCGGACAATCGAGAACTCCTTCTTATCCAGTGATAATGGCACCGGCAGCGTCATCATGGGAGTGTTGTGCTCTCTATCGCGATTGGGCAGAAGATCAGCAATGGACGTCACGCGGCAAACATAATGAACGTAAAGACCTCCCGCCTCGTTCAGAAGAAATCGGTTTGTGGCTGAATCTTGACGATGATCCGGAAAAAACAACCCGTGAAGCTCTCTCGGAAGCGCCTTTGCAAAAAGATCCATGTGCTGTTCACTGGTATCATTGGAATAAACGGAAATTCGATCGTGAATATCCGGAAATGTTTCCGGCGAAAGAGGGGTTCCGAGAAGCAGTACAAGCCATGCGTAACGCCGGAATGTTCGTGTTTCCCTATATGAATGGGCGTTTGTGGGATACGACTTCAGACAATTTTGAATCTGTACGGCATGAAGCTTGTTCCCAGCTGGATGGAACACTCATTGCAGAGAATTACGGGAGCGGCGCTTGGCTTGCGGTCATGTGTCCAACTTCAGCAACCTATGCTCGAAAACTATACGATAACGTTGCCACTGCGATCAATGAATATGGCCTTAATGGCATCTATCTCGACCAGATTGCTTCATGCGCTCCGGTACGGTGTTGTAACCCCGACCATGGGCATCCGATCAGTGGTGGTGGCTGGTGGCAGCAAAACTATCGTTCTCTCATGAAACCAATTATCGACGATTTCGGGAGTAAGGCAGTTTTTCTTACGGAAAATGGCGCGGAACCCTACATCGACAGCTTTAATACATTTTTACTATGGGTGCAGGTTTACACCGACGATTTCCCATCTCTGATTGCAGTCTACAACCAGTATGCCTGGTATATGTGTTCCATGGTGGTGCCGGAGGATGATTTACAATCTTTTGCAGGCCTGATAAGCCGTTGTCTGCTGTGGAATATACAGCCGGGCTGGCTGAACTGGCTGCACGGTACTGACACTGATCTTTCTGAAGTTCCAGATGCAGCAATCAAGCGTGACTATATCGACCGGGTACTGCAATTGCGTCATGCTGCTGCAGAAGTCGTTCGGGATGGAATTCCGTTTGGAGATGTTATCTTCACGCCGGCTGCTGAACTCATCACGTTGCGTTATCATCGTAATACTAATTACGGACGAGTACCGGTTACCCCCGGGGAGTTTCCGTCGTATTATGGAACTTGGTGGCAGGCGGAGAAAGGAGACAAATGGGTGGCGCTCCTGGCTGAATTATCCGGTCATGAACAATCTTCCGCTTTTGTTGCTCTCCCGCCGGGCTTTGAAAAGGATGCGGCAGGGAAAGCGGTCTACAGAATCTTTGAAGATGGTCGGAAAGAGCAAGTGGAAATTGAAAATGGGGTTATTCCGGTCAAATTTGTTCCCTTTGACCTGCAATGTTACATCATAGAATGA
- a CDS encoding Gfo/Idh/MocA family protein, translated as MKKQITIAVIGAGSRGTMYARLAHLAEDGKCRVVAVAEPRDLQRRELADYCQIPPEWQFRDWRELVQLPRLADAVIVATQDHEHTGPALAFLEAGYHLLLEKPMAPTAEEYRAIVEVARKNQRIVGVSHVLRYTPYFRKLRDLLQSGLIGDLVSFRHFEGVVYWHQAKLRESSPMILAKSCHDLDILLFMTGLKCCRLNSFGALRHFIRVNQPVGAAEHCLDCPLAQTCVYSAVTYYRRHLADGNHGWPLDIITDDFTEAGLNRALREGPYGRCVYACDNDVVDHQTVNFLFDNDVSGTFISEEGRGRETEFFGTHGSIWGNTAVIKVHCFNGETYEYDMTETNGMLDGGHLGGDAGLIHDFIEALRFEDASRLTSSPEVSLTSHLMAFAAEESRLQNGPRQEIVF; from the coding sequence ATGAAAAAACAAATAACCATTGCTGTCATCGGTGCCGGTTCCCGTGGCACGATGTATGCCCGACTTGCTCATCTAGCTGAAGACGGCAAATGCCGTGTTGTCGCTGTGGCAGAACCCCGGGATCTGCAGCGTCGGGAACTGGCTGACTATTGTCAGATCCCTCCTGAGTGGCAATTCCGGGATTGGCGTGAGCTCGTGCAACTTCCACGTCTGGCTGATGCCGTGATTGTTGCCACCCAGGATCATGAACATACCGGCCCCGCACTGGCGTTTCTGGAGGCGGGTTATCATCTTCTGCTGGAGAAACCGATGGCGCCGACGGCGGAGGAATATCGTGCCATTGTCGAAGTTGCTCGTAAAAATCAGCGTATTGTCGGCGTCAGCCATGTGCTGCGTTATACTCCGTATTTTCGCAAGCTCCGGGATTTGTTGCAATCCGGGTTGATCGGTGATCTGGTCAGTTTCCGCCACTTTGAAGGAGTGGTTTACTGGCATCAGGCGAAACTCCGGGAGTCTTCTCCGATGATCCTTGCTAAATCCTGTCATGATCTGGATATCCTGCTTTTCATGACCGGTCTGAAGTGTTGCCGTTTAAATAGCTTTGGTGCTCTGCGCCATTTCATACGTGTCAATCAACCTGTCGGTGCCGCAGAACACTGCCTGGATTGCCCGCTGGCGCAAACCTGTGTGTACTCGGCTGTCACCTACTACAGGCGTCATCTGGCGGACGGCAATCACGGTTGGCCGCTGGATATCATTACCGACGACTTCACCGAAGCCGGATTGAACCGGGCGTTGCGGGAGGGACCGTATGGACGTTGTGTATATGCGTGCGACAACGATGTGGTGGATCACCAGACGGTGAATTTCCTCTTTGACAACGATGTATCCGGGACATTCATTTCGGAGGAGGGACGTGGCCGCGAAACCGAATTTTTCGGTACCCACGGCTCCATCTGGGGCAATACCGCCGTGATCAAAGTTCATTGTTTCAACGGTGAAACCTATGAATATGATATGACGGAAACCAACGGTATGCTGGACGGAGGCCATCTGGGAGGAGATGCCGGGTTGATTCATGACTTCATTGAAGCATTGCGCTTTGAAGATGCCTCCCGGTTGACTTCAAGTCCAGAGGTTTCTCTGACCAGTCATCTGATGGCATTTGCCGCCGAAGAATCACGGCTGCAGAATGGGCCGCGTCAAGAGATTGTATTTTAA
- a CDS encoding sialate O-acetylesterase translates to MAESNLRPAGIFSDHAVFERNRVLPVWGHGAPGGEVTVTLNQQSVTTRISPDGYFMARFQPQEAGGPYTLTFRSADEELIYQDIYIGEVWLCAGQSNMEFTIANETPQPLPGELDRPLIRTFRVPMAAWPAGRSDVDAAWLLATPENTPTFSATAFHFADCLQTELDVAIGIIDVSYGGTNIAAWLSREALYDLPGYRERLELYDRCADQRGISGADGTPDRGAVEDIFIKQVTPPLRHPEATEYGWHMPDFDDSDWELQSLPDSWALAGYNHHGVFWYRFEFDLPEAFAGHDLLLSLGRIDQQDRTWINGVEVGASGGGTNLGTYGIYRRYQIPAEVLRPGRNVLAVRAVSVFPIVLSGGLMGPAHEMFLTIDDAFEKKMSLTGMWRFKLEQRFEPEATPEQLQLVGAGEAHSLAMMYENMVRPVIPYAIRGVAWYQGEADSVGVTMNRDYAILLNKLRDEFRRKWQDANLEFLIVQLPAFAMPAEYQENLWSLTREAQLLAALAEGSYPVVLCDTGDAYDMHPSDKRVVGKRLAELTLGLRSQDRARACGPVPAGIERDDDKLVITFDLPVVWRDDNPYGWVVAGVDGIFHSALAQITAETRIEVSSPEVAAPIEVRYGWSINPMQANLTGNNGLPASPFRLRSRE, encoded by the coding sequence ATGGCGGAATCCAATCTGCGCCCAGCTGGCATTTTCAGCGACCATGCGGTGTTTGAACGTAACCGGGTGTTGCCGGTGTGGGGACACGGGGCGCCCGGCGGTGAAGTTACCGTAACCTTGAATCAACAGAGTGTTACCACTCGGATTTCCCCCGATGGTTACTTTATGGCGCGCTTTCAGCCACAAGAGGCTGGTGGCCCTTATACCTTAACCTTCCGTTCTGCGGACGAAGAGCTGATCTACCAGGATATCTACATCGGAGAGGTCTGGCTTTGTGCCGGGCAATCCAACATGGAATTCACCATTGCAAATGAAACTCCACAACCACTTCCGGGCGAGCTTGATCGGCCGTTAATCCGTACTTTCCGAGTGCCAATGGCCGCATGGCCTGCCGGCCGTAGCGATGTCGATGCTGCCTGGTTGCTAGCGACGCCGGAGAATACACCCACTTTCTCGGCAACCGCCTTTCACTTTGCGGACTGCCTGCAAACGGAATTGGATGTCGCCATCGGTATCATCGACGTGAGTTACGGTGGAACCAACATCGCCGCATGGTTAAGTCGAGAGGCTCTTTATGATTTGCCTGGTTATCGGGAACGACTGGAACTTTATGACCGTTGCGCTGATCAGCGCGGCATCTCCGGGGCCGACGGTACGCCAGATCGGGGAGCGGTCGAAGATATATTCATTAAGCAGGTTACTCCTCCCTTACGCCACCCTGAAGCGACCGAATATGGGTGGCATATGCCAGACTTCGACGACTCTGACTGGGAATTGCAAAGTCTGCCGGATAGTTGGGCGCTGGCCGGATACAACCATCATGGCGTTTTCTGGTATCGGTTCGAATTTGACTTGCCGGAAGCGTTTGCTGGCCATGATCTGTTGCTGTCGCTTGGGCGTATTGATCAGCAGGATCGGACTTGGATCAATGGTGTCGAAGTTGGAGCGAGCGGTGGCGGGACAAATCTTGGCACTTACGGTATCTATCGACGCTATCAGATTCCGGCCGAAGTATTACGTCCGGGGCGGAATGTCTTGGCAGTTCGTGCGGTCAGTGTCTTCCCGATTGTGCTTTCCGGAGGGCTAATGGGGCCAGCGCATGAGATGTTTTTGACCATTGACGACGCCTTCGAAAAAAAAATGTCTTTGACTGGAATGTGGCGTTTCAAGCTGGAACAGCGTTTTGAGCCGGAAGCCACACCGGAGCAACTGCAACTCGTTGGAGCCGGAGAAGCACACAGTTTGGCGATGATGTATGAGAACATGGTACGCCCGGTGATTCCTTATGCCATTCGTGGCGTGGCTTGGTATCAAGGGGAAGCTGACTCGGTCGGTGTTACCATGAATCGAGATTACGCTATTCTGCTAAATAAGTTACGAGACGAATTCCGTCGGAAATGGCAAGATGCAAATCTGGAGTTTTTAATTGTTCAGTTACCGGCTTTCGCCATGCCGGCCGAATATCAGGAAAATTTATGGAGCCTCACTCGAGAAGCGCAGTTGCTGGCAGCCTTGGCAGAAGGCTCCTATCCGGTGGTATTGTGTGATACTGGCGATGCATATGATATGCATCCGAGTGACAAACGTGTAGTTGGTAAACGATTGGCGGAATTGACTTTAGGATTGCGTAGTCAAGATCGTGCTCGTGCCTGCGGGCCGGTGCCGGCCGGGATCGAACGTGACGATGATAAGCTCGTCATAACCTTTGACCTTCCGGTAGTTTGGCGCGATGATAACCCATATGGATGGGTTGTCGCCGGAGTCGATGGCATTTTTCATTCGGCATTGGCACAAATCACGGCAGAGACACGAATTGAGGTGAGCTCTCCAGAGGTTGCAGCCCCTATCGAAGTTCGTTATGGCTGGAGTATCAATCCTATGCAGGCTAACTTGACAGGAAACAACGGTCTTCCGGCCAGTCCTTTCCGCCTTCGTAGCCGGGAGTAA
- a CDS encoding beta-galactosidase produces the protein MKEFVKKPAFVFGTQYYRAPTPLPEEWENDLDRIRELGLNAIQIRVQWRRNERCEDEYTFDDIDRLFDLAAARKLPVIFKFLMENAPDYIYEKYQGFRYGLDGRVIRPGAHGAFYIGGWLPCFDHPEVIRRAEKFVEVMVMRYKDRPELLHWNVWNEPRSKPIGECCCTHSVASYRQFLYKQFGSIEALNQCYGKAWESFDTVQPPAMPHDYAELYLWRQWSWQSVYNRLAFMARKVRALDSTHPVMSHVGGCNVLQDAAGDGSDDHLNASLFDFYGTSLPIPERFDDPLTRCLPFFTCDWLRSVSPQFWVYELYPEWGDWGERTRPQDFRYKVDSCLASGAKGVLFWQFRAERLGVENDLAGIVNIDGSSKSITEAVQAAADWVAGQADFLAEAEAVPDAVGILYSRHSDLISRIEATGVNAPDLRDFELRGSYTYKFNLQGVYALFHELGFAPRMMDDRFLERDLPQVKLVYLPEFFIMTPEAARLLREFVSKGGTVIAEEGFALRDQRTWLQYPWPGNGFTADFGIKISERFANAKLRHSIPGCPCGDYFASVAIEPGTEVLRRTADGRPLVTRRRRWIFLATDLGMAYFRNYAAHGEECLCLLHDILPVAPDIAATSKVAVRRLQTATERMVWVFNRSDRNYQQNIDGQNISVPADTTVAIRYRRQDV, from the coding sequence ATGAAAGAGTTTGTCAAAAAACCGGCTTTTGTTTTCGGCACCCAGTATTACCGGGCACCGACTCCGTTACCGGAGGAGTGGGAAAACGATCTTGACCGAATCAGAGAATTGGGTCTGAATGCTATTCAGATCCGGGTTCAGTGGCGCCGTAATGAACGTTGTGAAGATGAATATACCTTTGATGATATTGATCGACTGTTTGATTTGGCGGCGGCACGGAAACTGCCGGTTATTTTTAAGTTTCTGATGGAAAATGCTCCGGATTATATTTATGAGAAATACCAGGGGTTTCGTTACGGATTGGACGGGCGTGTGATCCGGCCGGGAGCGCATGGTGCATTTTATATCGGTGGCTGGCTTCCGTGTTTTGATCACCCTGAGGTGATCCGGCGTGCGGAAAAATTCGTCGAAGTGATGGTGATGCGCTACAAGGATCGTCCTGAGTTGCTGCATTGGAATGTGTGGAATGAACCACGCAGCAAACCGATCGGCGAGTGCTGCTGCACCCATTCGGTGGCTTCCTATCGGCAGTTTCTGTATAAGCAATTCGGCTCCATAGAAGCATTGAATCAATGTTATGGCAAGGCCTGGGAAAGTTTTGATACGGTTCAGCCTCCGGCAATGCCGCACGACTATGCAGAATTATATCTGTGGCGGCAGTGGAGTTGGCAAAGCGTTTACAACCGGTTGGCCTTTATGGCACGGAAAGTTCGCGCACTTGACAGTACGCATCCGGTGATGTCTCATGTCGGAGGCTGCAATGTTCTGCAGGATGCCGCCGGAGATGGTTCCGATGATCATTTGAATGCCTCTTTGTTTGATTTTTACGGAACCAGCCTGCCGATTCCGGAACGCTTTGACGATCCGTTGACCCGATGTCTACCGTTTTTTACCTGCGACTGGCTGCGTTCGGTTTCTCCGCAGTTCTGGGTTTATGAGTTGTATCCGGAATGGGGTGACTGGGGAGAACGGACGCGGCCGCAGGATTTTCGCTACAAGGTTGACAGCTGTCTGGCAAGCGGCGCCAAAGGAGTTTTGTTCTGGCAGTTTCGGGCTGAACGCCTTGGCGTGGAAAATGACCTGGCCGGTATTGTGAATATTGACGGCAGTTCCAAGTCGATTACGGAAGCTGTTCAGGCTGCTGCCGACTGGGTGGCCGGACAGGCGGATTTTCTGGCCGAGGCCGAGGCGGTTCCGGATGCTGTGGGTATTCTATATTCCCGTCACAGCGATCTGATCAGCCGGATTGAGGCGACTGGAGTGAATGCGCCGGATCTGCGCGATTTCGAGTTGCGGGGATCCTATACCTATAAATTTAATCTTCAAGGAGTTTATGCGTTGTTTCATGAACTGGGTTTTGCTCCCCGGATGATGGATGACCGTTTTCTTGAACGTGATTTGCCTCAGGTAAAGCTGGTTTATCTGCCGGAGTTTTTTATTATGACCCCGGAAGCAGCGCGGCTGCTGCGGGAATTCGTCAGCAAGGGTGGTACCGTGATTGCTGAGGAAGGATTTGCGTTACGGGATCAGCGTACCTGGCTGCAATACCCGTGGCCGGGGAATGGATTTACCGCTGATTTCGGTATTAAAATTTCAGAACGTTTTGCAAACGCCAAATTACGGCACTCAATTCCGGGTTGCCCGTGCGGGGATTATTTTGCTTCCGTTGCGATTGAGCCGGGAACTGAAGTTTTGCGCCGAACGGCAGATGGAAGACCTCTGGTTACTCGGCGCAGGAGATGGATTTTTCTGGCGACTGATTTGGGTATGGCCTATTTCAGGAATTATGCGGCGCATGGTGAAGAGTGTTTGTGCCTGCTGCATGACATTCTGCCGGTGGCTCCGGATATTGCCGCAACTTCGAAGGTTGCCGTCCGGCGGCTGCAGACCGCGACGGAACGAATGGTTTGGGTGTTCAACCGGAGCGATCGGAATTATCAACAGAACATCGACGGACAGAATATTTCGGTCCCGGCGGATACGACTGTCGCAATTCGTTATCGCCGTCAGGATGTTTGA